A window from Vigna angularis cultivar LongXiaoDou No.4 chromosome 7, ASM1680809v1, whole genome shotgun sequence encodes these proteins:
- the LOC108337519 gene encoding B-box zinc finger protein 32: MGKACELCNNQASLYCPADSAFLCGDCDTAVHAANFLVARHFRRRICAKCNRSTGIYIAGATFPSTCTSCSPEKALSDDGDSLPSSSTCVSSSESCATKKIKATRGAAGKKRRRSFSSSVTGDASREAKKQREKVGSVEQEEVFAKWSREIGLGFGIGENGNRVASHALSVCLGKWNLLPFRVAAATSFWLGLRFCGDRSVATWQNLVRLEKISGVPAKLILAAHANLARVLTLPRDLHEGWGES, translated from the coding sequence ATGGGCAAGGCTTGCGAGCTTTGCAATAACCAAGCTTCCCTCTATTGTCCCGCCGATTCCGCATTTCTCTGCGGCGACTGCGACACCGCCGTGCACGCCGCCAACTTCCTCGTCGCTCGCCACTTCCGTCGCCGTATCTGCGCCAAATGCAATCGTTCCACCGGAATCTACATCGCCGGCGCCACCTTTCCATCCACCTGCACCTCTTGCTCGCCGGAGAAGGCTCTTTCCGACGACGGCGATTCTCTCCCTTCGTCCTCCACCTGCGTCTCGAGTTCCGAGTCCTGCGCCACGAAGAAGATTAAGGCGACGCGCGGCGCGGCGGGGAAGAAAAGGAGGAGGAGTTTTTCGAGTTCGGTGACCGGCGACGCGTCTCGGGAAGCGAAGAAGCAACGGGAGAAGGTCGGATCGGTGGAGCAGGAGGAGGTGTTCGCAAAATGGAGCAGAGAGATAGGTTTAGGGTTCGGAATAGGAGAGAACGGTAACCGCGTGGCGTCGCACGCTCTGAGCGTGTGCCTCGGAAAGTGGAATTTGCTTCCGTTCAGGGTGGCCGCGGCGACGTCGTTTTGGCTGGGCCTGAGATTTTGTGGGGACAGAAGTGTGGCCACGTGGCAGAATCTGGTGAGGTTGGAGAAAATCTCCGGAGTGCCAGCTAAGCTGATTCTGGCCGCACATGCAAACCTCGCACGTGTCTTGACGCTACCCCGCGATTTGCACGAGGGATGGGGCGAGTCATAG
- the LOC108336673 gene encoding uncharacterized protein LOC108336673 — MPEKNPPVLDRYDDSADLDNHLRIFTNAMTFYTDSDPVICRAFSLSLKDEALEWYNTLPPNTVDCFATVETLFRRQYASNRKQEITPAELVNTKQEKDETLKAFMKRYNEVARRVKDVNHTFIISNLPSCLRQGYFSEKLYARPPKTMEELQERVVEFIRMEDMRIS, encoded by the coding sequence ATGCCAGAAAAGAATCCTCCTGTATTAGACAGGTATGACGACTCGGCAGATCTGGACAATCATCTCAGGATTTTCACCAATGCAATGACGTTTTACACAGACAGTGACCCGGTTATATGCAGAGCATTCTCCTTATCACTCAAGGATGAGGCATTAGAGTGGTATAATACTCTTCCCCCAAacacagtggattgcttcgccACTGTGGAAACTCTCTTTAGAAGGCAATACGCCTCCAATCGGAAACAGGAGATAACACCGGCGGAATTGGTAAACACCAAACAAGAAAAGGACGAAACTTTGAAAgcctttatgaaaaggtataaTGAAGTCGCACGGCGAGTTAAAGATGTTAATCACACTTTTATCATCAGCAACCTGCCTTCATGCCTAAGGCAAGGATATTTTTCTGAGAAATTGTATGCACGACCACCAAAAACTATGGAAGAGCTCCAAGAAAGAGTGGTTGAATTCATCCGTATGGAGGATATGCGAATCtcataa
- the LOC108338143 gene encoding KH domain-containing protein HEN4 encodes MFDVMSNNNSKKRRHAPPPPAADAVFRIVTPASKAADVMVLSGNGAKIMVEDLGAAEERVVVIVAAAGATSSEESAAQAALVRVFERTVEDETKNSSNSTVSCKLVAPSYQVGCVLGRGGKIVEKIRQETGAHIRVLPKDQPPLPPTGDEFIQITGNFTAVKKAILSVSTCLHDNNGPNSGAFKPSGAAPAQVDGYSQRSYGSSGSYAPPDHHSGGFSFPGPESAGPPHRFVEEEVVFKLLCHHDKVGSLIGKGGSVVRALQNETGASIQIVEAGPDSDERIVVISAREVFEQKHSPAQEAVIRVHCRLTEIAFEPSAAVVAKLLVRSPQVGCLLGKGGLVISEMRRATGASIRIFSKEQVKFISQNEEVVQVIGSLQSVQDALFHITSRIRETIFPIRTPPNFNAPPHLPPYPEMPPPLFRPRNHMMSSGHPPPSPQVGHHGIDHSTVPPMPIDHQQHAFVHGMGRGPPNMDRVPYPRGYEGPTSPRSWHPLAVNRGNPGTADTSSFSSRNENPGKNGHPLQNPNNLTIEITVPHIYLAHVYGEKNGNLNQIRQTSGANVAIHDPKPGATEGLVIVSGAPDQTHAAQCLIQAFILCGQTVA; translated from the exons ATGTTTGATGTAATGTCGAACAACAACAGCAAGAAGCGCCGCCATGCTCCGCCGCCACCAGCAGCCGACGCCGTTTTCCGCATCGTGACTCCGGCCTCGAAGGCGGCGGACGTAATGGTTCTGTCCGGCAATGGAGCTAAGATTATGGTGGAGGACTTGGGCGCGGCGGAGGAGCGCGTTGTTGTAATCGTGGCGGCGGCGGGCGCGACTTCTTCCGAGGAATCGGCTGCGCAGGCTGCATTGGTTAGGGTTTTTGAAAGAACGGTGGAAGATGAAACTAAGAATTCCAGCAATTCTACAGTGTCGTGTAAATTGGTGGCGCCCAGCTATCAAGTTGGTTGCGTGCTCGGGCGAGGAGGCAAGATCGTCGAAAAGATCAGGCAAGAGACTGGGGCCCACATCAGGGTTTTGCCCAAAGATCAACCTCCTCTTCCTCCTACCGGAGACGAATTCATTCAG ATAACAGGAAACTTTACGGCAGTAAAGAAAGCGATTTTATCTGTTTCGACTTGTCTTCATGATAACAATGGGCCAAATTCTGGTGCGTTTAAACCTTCTGGAGCAGCTCCTGCTCAGGTTGATGGTTATTCTCAACGTAGTTATGGGTCGTCTGGTTCATATGCTCCACCTGATCACCATTCCGGAGGTTTTTCTTTTCCGGGTCCAGAAAGTGCTGGACCTCCTCATAGGTTTGTGGAAGAGGAGGTTGTCTTCAAGCTGTTGTGCCACCATGATAAAGTTGGTAGTCTTATTGGCAAAGGTGGTTCTGTGGTGCGGGCTCTGCAGAATGAAACTGGTGCTTCCATCCAAATTGTTGAGGCTGGACCTGATTCAGACGAGCGCATTGTTGTGATATCTGCACGAGAG GTGTTCGAGCAAAAGCATTCCCCTGCACAAGAAGCTGTCATCCGTGTTCATTGCCGACTTACAGAGATTGCATTTGAGCCAAGTGCTGCAGTTGTTGCTAAGCTTCTTGTGCGTTCACCACAGGTGGGCTGCCTCTTGGGCAAGGGAGGTCTTGTTATATCTGAAATGCGAAGGGCCACAGGTGCCAGTATACGCATTTTTTCAAAGGAACAAGTCAAGTTCATTTCCCAAAATGAAGAAGTTGTACAG GTTATTGGGAGCTTGCAATCCGTACAGGATGCTTTGTTTCACATAACAAGCAGAATTAGGGAAACCATTTTCCCAATAAGGACCCCTCCAAATTTTAATGCACCACCACATTTGCCACCATATCCAGAAATGCCACCTCCTTTATTTAGGCCAAGAAATCACATGATGTCCTCTGGCCACCCTCCTCCTTCTCCTCAAGTTGGGCACCATGGAATCGACCATTCAACTGTTCCCCCCATGCCTATTGACCATCAGCAACATGCATTTGTACATGGTATGGGACGTGGTCCCCCAAACATGGATCGAGTTCCCTATCCTCGTGGTTATGAAGGGCCAACTTCTCCAAGATCATGGCATCCTCTG GCAGTTAACAGAGGAAATCCAGGAACAGCTGATACTTCTAGTTTTTCCTCCAGAAATGAGAACCCTGGAAA GAATGGACACCCATTACAGAATCCAAATAACTTAACAATTGAGATCACTGTTCCTCATATATATTTAGCCCACGTTTATGGAGAGAAGAATGGCAACCTTAATCAGATTCGACAG ACGTCTGGTGCAAACGTGGCGATTCATGATCCAAAACCTGGAGCCACTGAGGGTCTGGTGATTGTCTCTGGAGCACCAGATCAAACTCATGCTGCTCAATGCCTAATTCAAGCTTTCATTTTATGTGGGCAGACCGTAGCCTGA